The following are from one region of the Thermococcus cleftensis genome:
- a CDS encoding RidA family protein, translated as MEKEVVFTERAPAPIGPYSQGVIAEGKFLFVSGQIPIDPETGELVNGPIEAQAERAIRNLLAVVEAAGGSARNIVKVTVYLRDMKGYARFNEVYERYFSTSRPARAVVEVSNLPKGVDVEIEAVAVL; from the coding sequence ATGGAGAAGGAAGTCGTGTTCACGGAAAGGGCCCCTGCCCCGATAGGGCCCTACAGCCAGGGAGTTATCGCCGAGGGAAAGTTTCTCTTCGTCTCAGGGCAGATTCCAATAGATCCTGAGACCGGGGAGCTCGTGAATGGACCGATAGAGGCCCAGGCGGAGAGAGCCATCAGAAATCTCCTCGCGGTTGTTGAGGCCGCCGGAGGGAGCGCGAGGAACATCGTCAAGGTGACCGTCTACCTCAGGGACATGAAGGGCTACGCCCGATTCAACGAGGTCTATGAGAGGTATTTCTCGACCTCCAGACCCGCAAGGGCTGTCGTTGAGGTCTCGAACCTCCCAAAGGGGGTGGACGTCGAGATAGAGGCGGTGGCAGTTCTTTGA
- a CDS encoding hydrogenase maturation protease, translating into MRTLILALGNELMKDDGIGLKAGRILSEKGYNVLEVGTDIFMLSAHYKGEERLIIIDAILSEKLEPGKIIHLRGEEVFEKLKGEIRSAHFMGAIDGLKLLMALDERLAKADIHFIGVVAKEVDLGMELSEEVENALPKVVELVEKLAETESRN; encoded by the coding sequence ATGGAATAGGACTGAAGGCCGGCAGAATACTCTCGGAGAAGGGGTACAACGTCCTCGAAGTTGGAACGGACATATTCATGCTCTCCGCCCACTACAAAGGCGAGGAGCGGTTGATAATCATCGATGCAATCCTGAGCGAAAAGCTTGAGCCCGGAAAGATAATCCACCTGAGGGGCGAAGAGGTCTTCGAGAAGCTGAAGGGGGAGATAAGGAGCGCCCACTTCATGGGAGCGATAGACGGCCTTAAGCTCCTCATGGCCCTGGACGAGCGCCTTGCCAAAGCGGATATACACTTCATCGGCGTCGTCGCGAAAGAGGTAGACCTCGGTATGGAGCTGAGCGAGGAAGTCGAGAATGCCCTCCCAAAAGTGGTCGAACTCGTTGAAAAACTTGCAGAAACTGAATCACGGAATTAA
- a CDS encoding ArsR/SmtB family transcription factor codes for MKVGDILDRLDEKQRRTVMQCHETCGIPALDREVDTEVEEDVVKFLKAISNPLRLKILKLLKDNWLCVCIISLILEQDQTLISHHLRTLRSLNLIEVRKEGKMHFYRTNREVLKRYLEKVGVELV; via the coding sequence ATGAAGGTGGGGGATATTCTGGACAGGCTGGACGAGAAGCAGAGAAGAACCGTGATGCAGTGTCACGAAACGTGCGGCATACCGGCACTTGACAGGGAGGTGGACACCGAGGTTGAGGAGGACGTGGTGAAGTTCCTCAAGGCCATCTCCAACCCCCTGAGGCTCAAGATACTCAAGCTCCTCAAGGACAACTGGCTCTGTGTCTGCATAATCTCGCTGATACTGGAGCAGGACCAGACCCTCATCAGCCATCACCTCCGCACCCTGAGGTCGCTGAACCTGATAGAGGTCAGGAAAGAGGGCAAGATGCACTTCTACCGGACCAACCGCGAGGTCCTCAAGAGGTACCTTGAGAAGGTCGGGGTCGAGCTGGTGTGA
- a CDS encoding MazG nucleotide pyrophosphohydrolase domain-containing protein → MNEHQERVDRVIKQFGGYWSPFEMLAALMEEVGELADELLKIEGIKGEGDRKRLREELGDTLFALACIANYYGIDLLEALGESVEKYLARDSSRWKDVDDVKRG, encoded by the coding sequence ATGAACGAGCACCAGGAGAGAGTGGACAGGGTTATAAAGCAGTTCGGGGGCTACTGGAGCCCCTTTGAGATGCTGGCGGCGCTGATGGAAGAGGTCGGCGAACTGGCGGACGAGCTGCTCAAGATTGAGGGCATCAAGGGAGAAGGCGATAGAAAGCGGTTGAGGGAGGAACTGGGCGACACCCTTTTTGCCCTGGCCTGCATCGCCAACTACTACGGAATAGACCTGCTCGAGGCCCTCGGAGAGAGCGTGGAGAAGTACCTGGCCAGGGATTCAAGCCGGTGGAAAGATGTCGATGATGTCAAAAGGGGATAA
- a CDS encoding SUF-like minimal system protein SmsB encodes MSQISLQEAKEIISQEIEELARRNREPEWMTRIRYKALEAFEKAPLNDPLISEEELLQFIAKPEIEGLPDHIESLDDLPPEMKALLDRLGISEVEQKYIAGLAVQTDTGVIYNEFLKEWEKKGLIVLPMEEAVKKYPEIVKDHFLRLFRADESKLTAYHTAVWNGGIFLYVKEGLKVPFPLHLFFLIQESALAQAPHIIIIAERNSEFHLIEGCTAPVLVKHSLHLDMTEAYLHDGAKAQLTVLQNWPEYVHTRPMTRAKIGKGARFINTTVGLGTGRSNVANPKYWVDENGYVELNGILLGQKDWYVDLGGEMYLRGRGAAGINASKAVIMDESTVITRGVIKAEAPRTKGHISCDALLMSDKATMETYPGLVSRVDDAELSHEAAIGKIREEELFYLMSRGLSEEKATQLIVKGFLEPMLKDIPMEFLVEIRKIIELAVSGGM; translated from the coding sequence ATGAGCCAGATATCCCTCCAGGAGGCCAAGGAGATAATATCCCAGGAGATAGAGGAGCTCGCGAGGAGGAACAGGGAACCGGAGTGGATGACACGGATAAGGTACAAAGCTTTGGAAGCCTTTGAGAAGGCCCCACTCAACGACCCGCTCATAAGCGAGGAGGAGCTGCTCCAGTTCATCGCCAAACCCGAGATAGAGGGCCTTCCTGATCACATCGAGAGCCTCGATGACCTCCCTCCCGAGATGAAGGCTTTGCTCGACAGACTTGGCATCTCCGAGGTCGAGCAGAAGTACATAGCCGGCCTGGCCGTCCAGACGGACACGGGTGTAATCTACAACGAGTTCCTCAAGGAGTGGGAGAAGAAGGGGTTGATAGTGCTCCCCATGGAAGAGGCCGTTAAGAAGTACCCCGAGATCGTCAAGGACCACTTCCTCAGGCTCTTCCGCGCCGACGAGAGCAAGCTTACCGCCTACCATACGGCCGTCTGGAACGGAGGGATATTCCTCTACGTCAAGGAGGGACTCAAGGTCCCGTTCCCGCTCCACCTGTTCTTCCTTATCCAGGAGAGCGCTTTGGCCCAGGCCCCCCATATAATCATAATAGCGGAGCGCAACAGCGAGTTCCACCTCATAGAAGGCTGCACCGCCCCGGTGCTCGTCAAGCACTCCCTGCATCTCGATATGACTGAAGCATACCTCCACGACGGGGCGAAGGCCCAGCTCACGGTACTCCAGAACTGGCCGGAGTACGTCCACACGAGGCCGATGACGAGGGCGAAGATAGGAAAAGGCGCGCGCTTCATCAACACCACCGTCGGCCTGGGAACCGGCAGGAGCAACGTCGCCAACCCCAAGTACTGGGTGGACGAGAACGGCTACGTGGAGCTTAACGGAATACTCCTGGGTCAGAAGGACTGGTACGTCGATCTGGGCGGCGAGATGTACCTCCGGGGCAGGGGAGCGGCAGGAATTAACGCGAGCAAGGCCGTCATAATGGACGAGAGCACCGTGATAACGCGCGGCGTCATAAAGGCGGAGGCGCCGAGGACGAAGGGGCACATAAGCTGCGACGCCCTGCTGATGAGCGACAAAGCGACGATGGAAACTTACCCCGGCCTGGTCAGCAGGGTCGATGATGCCGAGCTAAGCCACGAGGCGGCGATAGGCAAGATACGTGAGGAGGAGCTGTTCTACCTGATGTCAAGGGGACTCAGCGAGGAGAAGGCGACCCAGCTCATCGTCAAGGGCTTCCTTGAACCAATGCTCAAGGACATTCCGATGGAGTTCCTCGTCGAGATAAGGAAGATCATCGAGCTGGCCGTCAGCGGGGGAATGTAA
- a CDS encoding DUF2666 family protein: MKVEDQIVFTARHGSWKVADRLIDMEDEKIAHFIASIANTVNAKIPEYLTEVMNVAGIASLAEEMGRKDLSDAIVALKSPGTARKLGQLVFEEDKKLKKLLVDVARALLVRGVLSGKVPIDYPEEPLTEVRIVFPYNEDHVNFTAFHLSAEHGKWRAVRRLIIDDKTPMADVARLLASINESITAKLPVYAGIDVDGIDSWFGEFKKVRKSDIPAVVEKYRHFPAENYASEPFVEHARVYALRKALEKIGLSLDVPAKSLEKYLEKK, encoded by the coding sequence ATGAAGGTTGAGGATCAGATAGTGTTTACCGCGCGCCACGGAAGTTGGAAGGTCGCGGACAGGCTCATCGACATGGAGGACGAAAAGATCGCCCACTTCATAGCCAGCATAGCCAACACCGTAAACGCCAAGATTCCAGAGTACCTCACCGAGGTCATGAACGTGGCCGGCATAGCCAGCCTCGCGGAGGAGATGGGTAGGAAGGATCTGAGCGATGCCATTGTCGCCCTCAAGTCTCCCGGAACCGCAAGGAAGCTGGGTCAGCTTGTCTTCGAGGAGGACAAGAAGCTCAAGAAACTCCTCGTTGATGTCGCCAGGGCCCTCCTGGTCAGGGGGGTTCTGTCTGGAAAAGTGCCCATCGATTATCCGGAGGAACCCCTAACCGAGGTCAGGATAGTGTTCCCCTACAACGAGGACCACGTGAACTTTACCGCCTTCCACCTCAGCGCGGAGCACGGCAAGTGGAGGGCCGTCAGGAGGCTGATAATCGACGACAAGACCCCCATGGCGGACGTTGCAAGGCTCCTCGCGAGCATAAACGAGAGCATAACCGCTAAGCTCCCCGTTTACGCTGGAATCGACGTCGATGGAATTGACTCCTGGTTCGGCGAGTTCAAGAAGGTTAGAAAGTCGGACATTCCCGCCGTCGTTGAGAAGTACAGGCACTTTCCAGCCGAGAACTACGCGTCCGAACCCTTCGTCGAGCACGCGAGGGTCTACGCCTTGAGGAAGGCGCTCGAAAAGATAGGCCTTTCCCTCGATGTTCCGGCCAAGAGCCTGGAAAAGTACCTGGAGAAGAAGTGA
- the lonB gene encoding ATP-dependent protease LonB, translating to MGDEEKVKEALAPREYGESLELGVEFSTTEEIKVPEKLIDQVIGQEHAVEVIKTAANQKRHVLLIGEPGTGKSMLGQAMAELLPTENLEDILVFPNPEDENMPKIKTVPACQGRRIVEKYREKAKSQENVKSYILLFVMFTVMLALFIDFNATTLLMGLFVVILTIMALSNMRLKGSVLVPKLLVDNCGRNKAPFIDATGAHAGALLGDVRHDPFQSGGLGTPAHERVEPGMIHRAHKGVLFIDEIATLSLKMQQSLLTAMQEKKFPITGQSEMSSGAMVRTEPVPCDFILVAAGNLDTIEKMHPALRSRIRGYGYEVYMRTTMPDTLENRKKLVQFVAQEVKRDGKIPHFTRDAVEEIVREAQKRAGRKGHLTLRLRDLGGIVRAAGDIAVKKGKKYVEREDVIEAIRMAKPLEKQLADWYIERKKEYQVIRADGSEIGRVNGLAVIGEQSGIVLPIEAAVAPAASKEEGKIIVTGKLGEIAKEAVQNVSAIIKRYKGEDISRYDIHVQFLQTYEGVEGDSASISVATAVISALEEIPIRQDVAMTGSLSVLGEVLPIGGATPKIEAAIEAGIKTVIIPKANEKDVFLSRDKAEKIQIFPVETIDQVLEIALVDTEKKEELLRRIREALPLSR from the coding sequence ATGGGGGACGAAGAGAAGGTTAAAGAGGCCCTGGCCCCCAGGGAATACGGCGAGAGCCTCGAGCTGGGCGTTGAGTTCAGCACGACCGAGGAGATTAAGGTTCCTGAGAAGCTAATTGACCAGGTCATCGGGCAGGAGCACGCGGTTGAGGTCATCAAGACGGCCGCCAACCAGAAGAGGCACGTTCTCCTCATCGGCGAACCCGGAACCGGAAAATCAATGCTCGGTCAGGCGATGGCTGAGCTTCTCCCCACCGAGAATCTAGAGGACATACTCGTCTTCCCGAACCCCGAAGACGAGAACATGCCAAAAATTAAAACCGTCCCGGCCTGCCAGGGGCGGAGAATAGTCGAGAAGTACCGTGAAAAGGCCAAGAGCCAGGAGAACGTGAAGTCATATATTCTCCTCTTCGTTATGTTCACCGTGATGCTAGCCCTCTTCATCGACTTCAACGCCACGACCCTTCTGATGGGCCTCTTTGTCGTCATACTCACCATAATGGCCCTCTCCAACATGCGCCTCAAGGGCTCCGTCCTCGTCCCCAAGCTCCTCGTCGATAACTGCGGCAGGAACAAGGCCCCCTTCATAGACGCCACAGGAGCGCACGCGGGAGCACTGCTTGGCGACGTGAGGCACGACCCGTTCCAGAGCGGTGGACTCGGGACGCCGGCCCACGAGCGCGTTGAGCCTGGAATGATTCACCGCGCCCACAAGGGAGTACTCTTCATAGATGAGATAGCTACTCTATCCCTTAAGATGCAGCAGAGCCTCCTCACCGCGATGCAGGAAAAGAAGTTCCCGATAACCGGCCAGAGCGAGATGTCGAGCGGCGCTATGGTTAGAACCGAGCCAGTACCATGTGATTTTATACTCGTCGCCGCAGGAAACCTAGACACCATCGAGAAGATGCACCCCGCTCTGCGCTCGAGAATCAGGGGATACGGTTACGAGGTCTACATGCGCACCACGATGCCCGACACGCTTGAGAACAGAAAGAAGCTCGTGCAGTTCGTGGCTCAGGAGGTCAAACGCGACGGCAAGATTCCGCACTTCACCCGTGATGCGGTGGAGGAGATAGTGAGGGAAGCGCAAAAGCGGGCCGGCAGGAAGGGCCACCTCACGCTTCGCCTTCGTGACCTCGGCGGTATCGTCAGGGCGGCCGGGGACATAGCAGTCAAGAAGGGCAAGAAGTACGTCGAGAGGGAGGACGTTATAGAGGCCATCAGAATGGCTAAACCGCTCGAGAAGCAGCTCGCCGACTGGTATATCGAGAGGAAGAAGGAATATCAGGTTATCAGGGCTGATGGAAGCGAGATTGGGCGGGTGAACGGTCTCGCCGTCATCGGCGAGCAGAGCGGCATAGTTCTTCCGATAGAGGCGGCCGTTGCCCCTGCCGCCAGCAAGGAAGAGGGCAAGATAATCGTCACCGGAAAGCTCGGTGAGATAGCGAAAGAGGCCGTCCAGAACGTCTCGGCGATAATCAAGCGCTACAAGGGAGAGGACATAAGCAGGTATGATATCCACGTTCAGTTCCTCCAGACCTATGAGGGCGTTGAAGGAGACTCCGCGAGCATAAGCGTGGCAACCGCTGTAATATCCGCCCTGGAGGAGATACCGATAAGACAGGACGTGGCCATGACTGGTTCGCTGAGCGTCCTGGGTGAGGTGCTCCCGATAGGCGGTGCCACGCCAAAGATAGAGGCGGCTATCGAGGCTGGAATAAAGACTGTTATAATACCCAAGGCCAACGAAAAGGACGTCTTCCTCAGCAGGGACAAGGCGGAGAAGATACAGATATTCCCCGTCGAAACCATCGACCAGGTCCTTGAGATCGCTCTGGTTGATACCGAAAAGAAAGAGGAGCTCCTTAGGCGCATAAGGGAAGCCCTCCCCCTCTCCCGATGA
- the sufC gene encoding Fe-S cluster assembly ATPase SufC produces the protein MLKVENLHVSVDNKKILDGVNLEVLPGEFHVVMGPNGSGKSTLALTIAGHPRYSVDEGKIIFKGEDITELGPDERAKRGIMLAFQHPHEVEGVKIIEFLQQVLAELKGLDPVEAYDLIVEKAKELWFREEDLHRYVNVGFSGGERKRLELLQALLIEPRLLILDEPDSGVDVDSLSVISRKIEELHRKGTAILLITHYGRILGHLDRESLKVHVMKDGRIVKTGSGELVDRIESEGFGGIFEEVRE, from the coding sequence ATGCTCAAAGTTGAGAACCTTCACGTCTCGGTAGATAACAAGAAGATCCTCGATGGGGTGAATCTGGAGGTTCTTCCCGGCGAGTTTCACGTTGTGATGGGTCCTAACGGCAGTGGAAAGTCCACGCTGGCGCTCACGATAGCCGGCCACCCGAGGTACTCGGTTGATGAAGGGAAGATAATCTTCAAAGGTGAGGACATTACGGAGCTTGGCCCGGACGAGAGGGCTAAGAGGGGGATAATGCTTGCCTTCCAGCACCCGCACGAGGTTGAGGGGGTTAAAATAATCGAGTTCCTCCAGCAGGTTCTCGCGGAGCTCAAGGGACTGGACCCCGTTGAAGCCTACGACCTAATAGTTGAGAAGGCCAAGGAGCTGTGGTTCCGGGAAGAGGACCTGCACCGCTACGTGAATGTGGGATTCTCCGGCGGCGAGAGGAAGAGGCTAGAGCTTCTCCAAGCCCTACTCATAGAACCCAGGCTTCTCATACTCGACGAACCAGACAGCGGTGTGGACGTTGATTCCCTCAGCGTCATTAGCAGGAAGATTGAGGAGCTTCACAGGAAGGGAACGGCGATACTCCTGATAACTCACTACGGCAGAATACTTGGCCACCTCGACAGAGAGAGCCTGAAGGTTCACGTCATGAAGGACGGCAGGATAGTGAAGACCGGCAGTGGAGAGCTCGTCGATAGGATAGAGAGCGAGGGCTTCGGCGGGATATTCGAGGAGGTGAGAGAATGA
- a CDS encoding Lrp/AsnC family transcriptional regulator has translation MADKINGIDIRILKLLSKNARLTYKELAEILGTTRQRISRRMDRLERNGVIKKYTVIPDYDALGYVHVILGITVKPSVSIDEVISTLVEDENIKIVQRALGSHNLVVHIVGPKDMKELEKIIAEVTKKIPGIDKLDITFITETIKFEVL, from the coding sequence ATGGCGGATAAAATAAACGGAATCGATATCCGCATTCTAAAGCTACTCTCAAAGAACGCCCGCCTCACCTACAAAGAGCTCGCCGAGATCCTCGGCACCACTAGGCAGAGGATATCCAGGAGAATGGACCGCCTCGAGCGGAACGGCGTCATAAAGAAGTACACCGTCATACCGGACTACGACGCCCTTGGCTACGTCCACGTTATCCTTGGCATAACCGTCAAACCGTCAGTCAGCATCGACGAGGTTATCTCCACCCTCGTCGAGGACGAGAACATCAAGATAGTCCAGCGCGCCCTTGGCTCCCACAACCTCGTTGTCCACATCGTTGGGCCGAAGGACATGAAGGAGCTCGAGAAGATAATCGCAGAGGTCACCAAGAAGATACCGGGAATCGACAAGCTCGACATAACATTCATCACCGAGACCATCAAGTTCGAGGTTCTTTGA
- a CDS encoding Mov34/MPN/PAD-1 family protein, producing MEKVRIRRELLEYLLELARGFYPNEFAGFLRERDGIFEEVLIAPNPHFGRNSAFFDTWLLPHDESVKGTVHSHPGPNPRPSGADLHFFSKFGGVHLIIAYPFTEDSVRAYRSDGKAVKIEVVE from the coding sequence ATGGAAAAGGTCAGGATAAGGCGGGAGTTGCTCGAGTACCTGCTCGAGCTGGCCAGGGGCTTTTATCCCAACGAATTCGCAGGGTTTCTCAGGGAAAGGGACGGAATCTTTGAGGAGGTTCTTATAGCACCCAACCCCCATTTCGGAAGGAACTCGGCATTCTTTGATACCTGGCTCCTTCCCCACGATGAGAGTGTAAAGGGGACCGTTCACTCCCACCCGGGGCCGAACCCCCGGCCGTCCGGGGCGGATCTGCATTTCTTCTCGAAGTTCGGCGGCGTGCACCTAATAATAGCGTACCCCTTCACGGAGGACTCGGTCAGGGCTTATAGGAGCGATGGAAAGGCAGTCAAGATAGAGGTCGTAGAGTGA